The genomic region ATCGGGATGTATTCTCGACTGTTTTTGGTAGTGCCAGGATTGTAGCAGTCGGCAGCGCACAGGGATCAACGCAGAGGGCGCGCCGAAGGGCAAAGGACGCACACATGAATGTGACCAAACATACGCGGCAGAGCGTAACCGTGGATGCCATGGTGGCGAGCGATTGGCCGGACGTTTCCGCTATCTATCTTGAGGGGATCGCCACCGGGAATGCGACGTTCGAGACCCTGGCGCCGAACTGGGAGCAGTGGGACCGGGCGCACCTGGCGGCCGGCAGGCTGGTGGGGCGCACGGGGCGGCAGATTGCCGGCTGGGTGGCGCTGAGCAAGGTCTCGCAGCGCTCCTGCTACGCCGGCGTGGCGGAGATGAGCGTTTACGTGGCCACGTGGGCACGCAGCCAGGGAGTCGGCGATGCGCTGATGAAGGCGGCTATCAAGGCGTCGGAGGCGGCTGGAATCTGGACACTGCAAGGCACGGTATTTCCCGAGAACAAAGCGAGCCTGCGGCTGTGCGCGGCGAATGGATTTCGCGAGGTTGGGCGGCGGGAACGCATCGGGAAGCGCAACGGCAAATGGCGCGACACCGTGCTGGTGGAGAGAAGGAGCAAGGTGGTGGGAACCGATTAAGGGGCCGGGATCACGAGTCGGCGTTGAGCTCATGGACGCTGGCGGCCTGCTTGCGCCGCGCCTCGGTTTCCAGCAGCACGCGGCGGTAGAGCGCATAATAGCGCACCAGTTCCGGAATGGCGCGAGCTTCCAGTTGCTTCTGAATGGCGGCGTGGTCACCGCCCTCAATCAAATCGAGGATATGCTTGACGGAGGGGTCCTCGGCGCCACGACGCCGGCAGTTCGCGATCAGGTCGTAGTCGCTCTGAGGAACAAACGACGCCAGCTCCCGGAACATCAATTGCAGCGACTCGGCGCGCGCCGGTTCGCGGACGTGGGCAATCTCCTCCAGAAGCGCTTTTTCGAACTGGTATTTTGCCCCGCCGAATACCGCGTCGGAGCTGAAGCGCTCCTGCCGGCGGGAGAGAATCTGCTCATACTGTTGAATCAGCGAGTTGGTCGCACTGGAGTCCACAAATGGTCCTTTCCCGCGGGCGGAGTATAAGCCCAGGTTATCGAAGCGATAAAAACTATGAATTTCCCGCCGCCGCGTTCGGGAATTTATGCTCCAATGGTGCGGCTGCAACCGCGAGGATTGTAGCAGCC from Terriglobia bacterium harbors:
- a CDS encoding GNAT family N-acetyltransferase encodes the protein MNVTKHTRQSVTVDAMVASDWPDVSAIYLEGIATGNATFETLAPNWEQWDRAHLAAGRLVGRTGRQIAGWVALSKVSQRSCYAGVAEMSVYVATWARSQGVGDALMKAAIKASEAAGIWTLQGTVFPENKASLRLCAANGFREVGRRERIGKRNGKWRDTVLVERRSKVVGTD